The nucleotide sequence TTCGCTTCCTTCGATACGCACACCCTCGCTGATGCTCGTAAACGGCCCAATATACGAATTTCTGATCACCGCGTTTGCCCCGATCACGACAGGGCCGCGAATCACACTGTTCTCAATCACCGCGCCCGACGCGATGCATGCGCGACCGATCACCTGCGAATGTTGATCGACCGTTCCGTCACACGAAGGCATAATGTTCTCGACCATCATGCGGTTTGCCTCAAGCATATCTTCCGGCTTTCCCGTGTCTTTCCACCAACCATCGATGATGTGCGCCTCGACGCGGTATCCGTGATCGATCAGGTGCTGGATCGCATCGGTGATCTCAAGTTCTCCGCGCGCCGACGGCGCGATCTCGTTGACCGCGCGAAAGATCGAGCGGTCAAACAAATACACACCCACCAGCGCCAGGTCGCTCGGCGGAACCTTCGGCTTCTCGATCAGTCGCGTGACCTGACCGCCTTGAATCTCTGCCACGCCAAACCTTTGTGGATTAGGTACGCGACTCAGCAGAATCATTCCGTTTGGCTTGCTCGTCTGAAACTGCTCGGAAAACGCGCGCACCCCGTCACGCACCAAATTGTCCCCGAGAAACATGAGGAAATCGTCCGCGCCGATAAACGATTCCGCGATCTTGACCGCGTGCGCAAGCCCGAGCGGCGCTTCCTGCGGAATGTAGGTGATCTTTAC is from Ferroacidibacillus organovorans and encodes:
- a CDS encoding glucose-1-phosphate thymidylyltransferase gives rise to the protein MKALILSGGTGSRLRPLTYTGAKQLIPVANKPILFYAIEAIREAGITEIGMIVGDTGAEIERVVGDGQAFGVKITYIPQEAPLGLAHAVKIAESFIGADDFLMFLGDNLVRDGVRAFSEQFQTSKPNGMILLSRVPNPQRFGVAEIQGGQVTRLIEKPKVPPSDLALVGVYLFDRSIFRAVNEIAPSARGELEITDAIQHLIDHGYRVEAHIIDGWWKDTGKPEDMLEANRMMVENIMPSCDGTVDQHSQVIGRACIASGAVIENSVIRGPVVIGANAVIRNSYIGPFTSISEGVRIEGSELENSIILQDTVIEHIPTRIDSSLIGKNVHISKVIERPKALTFVLGDNSRAEVQ